Proteins encoded together in one Miscanthus floridulus cultivar M001 chromosome 16, ASM1932011v1, whole genome shotgun sequence window:
- the LOC136510328 gene encoding protein argonaute 14-like → MPQPMYGYGAAPAWQQDEAAAVATAKAAAAAAQKLPPKTEAEPKPVAAAAAADPPPTAATATYQQQPPGKEPPAAAADGYPGCDVAAGGYPPPLRGYGYYGYGAPPQHMGMGRLAAGAAAVHEAHEAYHRYRHGGYGHHGKFQQGHHGKYSHYYGPHHGGKFAVN, encoded by the exons ATGCCGCAGCCCATGTACGGCTATGGCGCTGCTCCTGCTTGGCAACAGGacgaagcggcggcggtggcgacggcgaaggcggcggcggcggcagcgcaaaAGCTGCCGCCCAAGACTGAAGCGGAGCCAAAGCCagtcgcagcagcagcagcagctgaccCTCCTCCTACTGCTGCAACTGCAACATACCAGCAGCAACCACCTGGAAAGgaaccgccggcggcggcggcggatgggtATCCGGGTTGTGATGTTGCTGCAGGCGGCTACCCGCCGCCACT GCGCGGCTACGGCTACTACGGGTACGGAGCGCCGCCGCAGCACATGGGCATGGGCCGCCTAGCAGCCGGAGCTGCAGCTGTTCACGAAGCACACGAAGCGTACCACCGCTACAGACATGGTGGTTATGGCCACCATGGCAAGTTCCAGCAGGGACACCACGGCAAGTACAGCCATTACTATGGTCCTCACCACGGTGGGAAGTTCGCTGTCAATTAA